A genome region from Rhodanobacter thiooxydans includes the following:
- a CDS encoding PaaI family thioesterase, with product MSLDTPALQDLAAPDGVCYGCGSAHPRGLHIKSHWHEDGVHVVSTHLPGADFHGWPGLVYGGLIAMLVDCHSNWTAMADHYRAEHRAPDSKPRIDCVTGNLGIRFLKPTPMDVPLTLKARVEGEVGRKTRVLCEVYAGEVMTALGDSIFVRVDTAQLAAAARNA from the coding sequence GTGAGCCTCGACACGCCCGCGCTGCAGGACCTGGCCGCTCCCGACGGCGTCTGCTACGGCTGCGGCAGCGCCCATCCACGTGGCCTGCACATCAAGAGCCACTGGCACGAGGATGGCGTGCACGTGGTGAGCACCCATCTGCCGGGCGCCGATTTCCACGGCTGGCCGGGGCTTGTCTACGGTGGCCTGATCGCCATGCTGGTGGATTGTCATTCCAACTGGACCGCGATGGCCGACCACTACCGCGCCGAGCATCGCGCGCCGGACAGCAAGCCGCGCATCGACTGCGTCACCGGCAATCTCGGCATCAGGTTCCTCAAGCCCACCCCGATGGACGTGCCGCTGACGCTGAAGGCACGCGTGGAGGGCGAGGTCGGGCGCAAGACCCGCGTGCTGTGCGAGGTCTACGCCGGCGAGGTGATGACCGCGCTGGGCGACTCGATCTTCGTGCGCGTCGACACGGCGCAGCTGGCTGCGGCCGCGCGGAACGCCTGA